One Stenotrophomonas maltophilia DNA window includes the following coding sequences:
- a CDS encoding tetratricopeptide repeat protein, translated as MELPDEIYERVTDLSEQGNVRMDAGDHAGATRCWLEALDALPAPAKDWEAYTWLCASLGDASFLSGDAPAALKYFMDALNGPDGHANPFILYRVGQCNELLGQRDRALEYLLRAYALDGEDIFDADDDRAKYLALLRQQGLTSP; from the coding sequence ATGGAGCTTCCTGACGAAATCTATGAGCGGGTCACTGATCTCTCGGAGCAGGGAAACGTCCGCATGGATGCCGGTGACCATGCTGGCGCGACTCGGTGCTGGCTGGAGGCTTTAGACGCGTTGCCAGCTCCTGCCAAGGATTGGGAGGCCTACACGTGGCTCTGCGCCTCACTTGGAGACGCGAGCTTTCTTTCCGGTGACGCGCCGGCGGCCCTGAAGTACTTCATGGATGCGTTGAATGGTCCGGACGGGCATGCCAATCCCTTCATTCTGTATCGCGTTGGCCAATGCAACGAACTTCTGGGGCAGCGGGATCGGGCCCTTGAGTACCTGCTCAGGGCGTATGCATTGGATGGCGAGGACATATTCGACGCTGACGATGATCGTGCGAAGTATCTTGCCTTGCTGCGGCAACAGGGCCTCACTTCGCCTTGA
- a CDS encoding LysR family transcriptional regulator ArgP yields MRIDHAQLRALAAVIREGSFDRAAQSLNVTPSAISQRVKALEDRVGRLLVKRGTPATATAEGQVLVQLAEQTALLEHDALHRMGLADEDLPQASIPVAVNHDSLETWFPQAASQFAQNTGTTLDLRVEDQDHTVELLRQGTVLGAVTTLDEPVQGCQIHALGSIRYAATCTPEFRERHFAKGVTAQALAQAPVLVFNRKDEMQSRFARRMAGDDLASTAPTWWIPSTRAFVQANLGGMGWTMNPLPLVKRHLDAGRLVYVRQRAWEDVPLYWQHWKGDVQTMALLTRAVLDASSALIRRKR; encoded by the coding sequence ATGCGTATCGACCATGCCCAGCTGCGCGCCTTGGCCGCGGTAATCCGCGAAGGCAGCTTCGACCGCGCCGCGCAGTCGCTGAATGTCACGCCCTCGGCCATCTCGCAGCGGGTCAAGGCACTGGAAGACCGGGTCGGTCGCCTGCTGGTCAAGCGCGGCACCCCGGCCACCGCCACCGCCGAGGGCCAGGTGCTGGTGCAGCTGGCCGAGCAGACTGCCCTGCTCGAGCACGACGCGCTGCACCGGATGGGCCTGGCCGACGAAGACCTACCCCAGGCCAGCATCCCGGTGGCGGTGAACCACGACAGCCTGGAAACCTGGTTCCCGCAGGCCGCCTCGCAGTTCGCACAGAACACCGGCACCACCCTGGACCTGCGCGTGGAGGACCAGGACCACACCGTCGAACTGCTGCGCCAGGGCACCGTACTGGGTGCGGTGACCACGCTGGACGAGCCGGTGCAGGGCTGCCAGATCCACGCGCTGGGCAGCATCCGCTACGCCGCCACCTGTACCCCCGAATTCCGCGAACGCCACTTCGCCAAGGGCGTGACTGCACAGGCACTGGCGCAGGCCCCGGTGCTGGTGTTCAACCGCAAGGACGAAATGCAGTCGCGCTTTGCCCGGCGCATGGCCGGCGATGACCTGGCGAGCACCGCACCGACCTGGTGGATTCCCTCCACCCGCGCGTTCGTGCAGGCCAACCTGGGCGGCATGGGCTGGACCATGAACCCATTGCCGCTGGTCAAACGGCACCTGGACGCCGGCCGCCTGGTCTACGTACGCCAGCGCGCGTGGGAAGACGTGCCGCTGTACTGGCAGCACTGGAAGGGCGACGTGCAGACCATGGCGCTGCTGACCCGCGCGGTGCTGGATGCCTCCTCCGCGCTGATCCGGCGCAAGCGCTGA
- a CDS encoding LysE/ArgO family amino acid transporter, with the protein MFSVISASTGLGAWFSGAATGIGLFAVVGAQSAFILRQGILRKHIVPVVATCAAIDAIFIFASVAGLRTLTSALPWLTTAVLWTGVAFLAWYAMKSARRAIAGGGGMGEADSDDGSRRAVLMAAVGFSLINPHFWLDMMVIGSIAENFGNARMAFAAGVVTASCLWLTAQGLGARLLAPLFTKPSTWRVLDGTIAVILSILALTLAVRGVH; encoded by the coding sequence ATGTTCTCGGTCATCTCCGCCAGCACCGGCCTCGGTGCCTGGTTCTCTGGTGCAGCTACTGGCATCGGCCTGTTCGCCGTGGTCGGGGCCCAGAGCGCCTTCATTCTGCGTCAGGGCATCCTGCGCAAGCACATCGTGCCGGTGGTTGCCACCTGTGCGGCCATCGATGCGATCTTCATCTTCGCCAGCGTGGCCGGCCTGCGCACGCTCACCTCGGCGCTGCCGTGGCTGACCACCGCCGTGTTGTGGACCGGCGTGGCGTTCCTGGCCTGGTACGCGATGAAGTCGGCACGCCGTGCGATTGCCGGTGGCGGCGGCATGGGCGAGGCTGACAGCGACGACGGCAGCCGCCGCGCGGTGCTGATGGCTGCGGTCGGCTTCTCGCTGATCAACCCGCACTTCTGGCTGGACATGATGGTGATCGGCTCGATCGCGGAGAACTTCGGCAACGCCCGCATGGCCTTCGCCGCGGGTGTGGTGACTGCCAGCTGCCTGTGGCTGACCGCGCAGGGCCTGGGTGCGCGCCTGCTGGCGCCGCTGTTCACCAAGCCCAGTACCTGGCGCGTGCTCGACGGCACCATCGCGGTGATCCTCAGCATCCTGGCCCTTACGTTGGCGGTGCGCGGGGTTCACTGA
- a CDS encoding alpha/beta hydrolase family protein: MHKRWLAALIVAGLWCGTAAAIDLGAYVRADKFGDVLLSPGGDYLAATVPGDGFTAVIILRTDDNTPVGNLRPPLNSHVFDMHWVNNDQVMFGLAQKFGTRDAPWATGELLTLDARTGRPELLVGYRDLGLRVRPKYRTSAAAFLSDAMPGDDAHVVIAVGGSRLDANGYAAQLELASGKQRLLARAPMPGASYVVDARGDVRFVQGAGTDNFRRLYHRNGGDWVLINDEKRSGRSEAALGFSADGQLAYLLSEQASGPDAIVSWNPATQERKVVLRDDVVDPARLIHRPGSTVPVGALFLGNTPHTRFFDESSEEARLYRSLEAAFPGRAVFITSSTRDGRRLLVETGSGSNPGEFYLYDRDRNQARFLMARSEWFDPDTTASVRPVLLKARDGLDLHGFLTLPHGSTGRDLPMVVVPHGGPIGVFDNGSFDHENQLLAAAGYAVLQINFRGSGNYGRAHSRAALKQWGGTMQDDVTDATRWAISEGIADARRICIYGASYGAYSALMGAAREPGLYQCAAGYVGVYDLPLMFNRGDIQDRAAGMTYLREWLGDPAKLAAVSPVNLADQIKVPVFLAAGGEDKRAPILHTERMEAALKRAGTPVESLYYKTEGHGFYTEAHRREYYDKLLAFLARSLGGKTATTAPAAGKDKAP, encoded by the coding sequence ATGCACAAGCGCTGGCTGGCCGCCCTCATCGTGGCGGGACTATGGTGTGGAACCGCTGCTGCGATCGATCTGGGCGCCTACGTGCGGGCGGACAAGTTCGGCGATGTCCTGCTGTCTCCCGGGGGCGACTACCTGGCGGCAACCGTGCCCGGCGACGGCTTCACCGCCGTTATCATCCTGCGTACGGATGACAATACGCCGGTGGGCAACCTGCGGCCGCCACTCAATTCGCATGTATTCGACATGCACTGGGTCAACAACGATCAGGTGATGTTCGGATTGGCGCAGAAGTTCGGCACCCGTGATGCGCCCTGGGCCACCGGCGAGCTGCTGACTCTGGATGCGCGCACCGGACGCCCGGAGCTGCTGGTGGGCTACCGCGATCTTGGCCTGCGCGTGCGGCCCAAGTACCGGACGTCGGCTGCAGCGTTTCTCAGTGACGCCATGCCGGGCGACGATGCCCACGTGGTCATCGCAGTGGGTGGATCGCGGCTGGATGCCAATGGCTATGCGGCCCAGCTTGAGCTGGCAAGCGGGAAGCAGCGATTGCTGGCCCGTGCGCCGATGCCCGGTGCGTCCTATGTGGTGGATGCCCGAGGCGACGTACGTTTCGTACAAGGCGCTGGTACCGACAATTTCCGTCGGCTCTACCATCGCAACGGTGGCGACTGGGTGCTGATCAATGATGAGAAACGCAGTGGTCGCAGCGAAGCGGCACTGGGTTTTTCCGCCGACGGCCAGTTGGCCTACCTGCTCAGCGAGCAGGCCAGTGGCCCCGATGCCATCGTCAGCTGGAACCCGGCGACGCAGGAGCGCAAGGTCGTGCTGCGCGACGATGTCGTCGATCCGGCGCGACTGATCCACCGCCCGGGCAGCACCGTGCCGGTCGGCGCGCTGTTCCTGGGAAACACTCCGCATACCCGGTTCTTCGACGAGAGCTCCGAGGAGGCGCGGTTGTACCGCAGTCTGGAAGCGGCCTTCCCTGGCCGTGCAGTGTTCATTACCTCCAGCACCCGCGACGGCCGCCGCCTGCTGGTGGAAACCGGATCCGGTTCCAATCCGGGCGAGTTCTACCTTTACGACCGCGACCGCAACCAGGCGCGCTTCCTGATGGCACGCAGCGAGTGGTTCGACCCGGATACCACCGCTTCGGTGCGGCCGGTCCTGCTGAAGGCGCGCGACGGGTTGGACCTCCATGGATTCCTTACGTTGCCGCATGGCAGTACCGGCCGTGACCTGCCGATGGTGGTGGTGCCGCATGGTGGGCCGATCGGAGTATTCGACAACGGTAGTTTCGATCACGAGAACCAGCTGTTGGCCGCTGCCGGCTACGCGGTGCTGCAGATCAATTTTCGTGGCTCGGGAAACTACGGCCGTGCCCACAGCCGGGCCGCACTGAAACAATGGGGTGGCACGATGCAGGACGACGTGACTGACGCCACGCGTTGGGCGATCAGCGAAGGCATCGCCGATGCCCGGCGCATCTGCATCTATGGCGCCAGCTACGGTGCTTATTCGGCGCTGATGGGCGCCGCGCGCGAGCCGGGCCTGTACCAGTGCGCGGCCGGCTATGTCGGGGTGTATGACTTGCCGTTGATGTTCAACCGCGGTGACATCCAGGACCGCGCGGCGGGCATGACTTACCTGCGCGAGTGGCTGGGTGATCCGGCCAAGCTGGCTGCGGTCTCGCCGGTCAACCTGGCCGATCAGATCAAGGTGCCGGTGTTCCTGGCAGCCGGTGGCGAAGACAAGCGCGCCCCGATCCTGCATACCGAGCGCATGGAAGCGGCACTCAAGCGCGCCGGCACGCCGGTGGAAAGCCTGTACTACAAGACCGAAGGCCACGGCTTCTACACCGAGGCCCATCGCCGCGAGTACTACGACAAGCTGCTGGCGTTCCTGGCGCGCAGCCTCGGCGGCAAGACCGCGACGACCGCGCCGGCGGCGGGCAAGGACAAGGCGCCCTGA
- a CDS encoding peptide MFS transporter translates to MTVAATASDDFLGHPKGVYVCFFTEMWERFSFYGMKALLLLYLTKYHLFGDKAGLDLLGAYGGLVYCIPVFGGMLADRWLGMRRAVLFGGILLVLGHLGMAFEGHAAYRVNGEVVRDTSALAVTYLSLALIIMGVGFLKPNISTIVGKLYAKDDPRRDSGFSLFYAGINLGALFSSLVCGFLGEAYGWKYGFGAAGIGMLAGLAMFLWGQKYLQGHAEPPQPAALKQKVLGLPREWLIYLCAVLGVLPVAWLMWAAGNGAFALGGEISLALMLMLVVLGGVLVWFAWFTGSKCTPVQRQQMIALMVLIFMALEFFTMYEQSYGSWVTFTDRLLTKDIVPSLVITGGTPLPWSIISLLLAPLGFVVSARLSERRPGSTAPRAFFIGIVALMLVLLVRDCLVIPQTAGSLTYLGGLFLVLLAPAFAALWTWMDRRGWEPGKPVKSAWGLVIGALSFVPLALAAQQVGATGEMASVWWLVLAYFLLASGEMCLSPVGLSAVTQLAVPRVMSLMMGTWFLATAFSETLAALFGKLAAIEVPEGESLDMVAAAGAYAHLFWLLMWIGLGCALAAFIAAPLLKKMMHGVK, encoded by the coding sequence ATGACCGTTGCCGCTACCGCCTCCGACGACTTCCTGGGCCATCCCAAGGGCGTCTACGTCTGCTTCTTCACCGAAATGTGGGAGCGCTTCTCCTTCTACGGCATGAAGGCGCTGCTGCTGCTGTACCTGACCAAGTACCACCTGTTCGGCGACAAGGCCGGCCTGGACCTGCTCGGCGCCTATGGCGGCCTGGTGTACTGCATCCCGGTGTTCGGCGGCATGCTGGCCGACCGCTGGCTGGGCATGCGCCGGGCAGTGCTGTTCGGCGGCATCCTGCTGGTACTCGGCCATCTGGGCATGGCCTTCGAGGGCCACGCCGCCTATCGGGTAAACGGCGAAGTGGTGCGCGACACCTCGGCACTGGCGGTGACCTACCTGTCGCTGGCACTGATCATCATGGGCGTGGGCTTCCTGAAGCCGAACATCTCCACCATCGTCGGCAAGCTGTACGCCAAGGACGACCCGCGCCGTGATTCGGGCTTCTCGCTGTTCTACGCCGGCATCAACCTCGGTGCGCTGTTCTCCTCGCTGGTGTGCGGCTTCCTCGGCGAGGCCTATGGCTGGAAGTACGGTTTCGGTGCAGCCGGTATCGGCATGCTGGCCGGCCTGGCGATGTTCCTGTGGGGCCAGAAATACCTGCAGGGCCATGCCGAACCACCGCAGCCGGCTGCGCTGAAGCAGAAGGTGCTGGGCCTGCCCCGCGAATGGCTCATCTATCTGTGCGCGGTGCTCGGTGTGCTGCCGGTCGCGTGGCTGATGTGGGCGGCCGGCAACGGCGCGTTCGCGCTGGGCGGTGAAATCAGCCTGGCGCTGATGCTGATGCTGGTGGTGCTGGGCGGCGTGCTGGTCTGGTTCGCCTGGTTCACCGGCAGCAAGTGCACGCCGGTACAGCGCCAGCAGATGATCGCGCTGATGGTGCTGATCTTCATGGCGCTGGAGTTCTTCACCATGTACGAGCAGTCGTACGGCTCGTGGGTGACCTTTACCGACCGCCTGCTGACCAAGGACATCGTGCCCTCGCTGGTGATCACCGGCGGTACGCCGCTGCCGTGGTCGATCATTTCGCTGCTGCTGGCGCCGCTGGGCTTCGTGGTCAGCGCGCGCCTGTCCGAACGGCGCCCCGGCTCGACCGCACCGCGTGCGTTCTTCATCGGCATCGTTGCGCTGATGCTGGTGCTGCTGGTGCGCGACTGTCTGGTGATTCCGCAGACCGCCGGATCGCTGACCTACCTCGGCGGCCTGTTCCTGGTGCTGCTGGCGCCGGCCTTCGCCGCACTGTGGACGTGGATGGACCGCCGCGGCTGGGAGCCGGGCAAGCCGGTGAAATCGGCCTGGGGCCTGGTGATCGGCGCGCTGTCGTTCGTGCCGCTGGCACTGGCCGCACAGCAGGTGGGCGCCACCGGCGAGATGGCCAGCGTGTGGTGGCTGGTGCTGGCCTACTTCCTGCTGGCCAGCGGCGAGATGTGCCTGTCGCCGGTCGGCCTGTCGGCGGTGACCCAGCTGGCCGTGCCACGGGTGATGAGCCTGATGATGGGCACCTGGTTCCTGGCCACCGCATTCTCGGAAACGCTGGCCGCGCTGTTCGGCAAGTTGGCCGCGATCGAGGTGCCGGAAGGCGAATCGCTGGACATGGTGGCCGCGGCCGGTGCCTATGCGCACCTGTTCTGGCTGCTGATGTGGATCGGCCTGGGCTGTGCGCTGGCCGCTTTCATCGCCGCGCCGCTGCTGAAGAAGATGATGCACGGGGTGAAATAA
- a CDS encoding OPT family oligopeptide transporter translates to MNHDAAPKQLTFRAVALAIVLAVVLSAANAYLGLFAGLTIATAIPAAVISMGVLRLLGGGSILENNIVQTGASAGSSIAAGVIFTIPALVIMGYWPDFKYWWVLGIAGLGGLLGVLFSVPLRRSMIVEDPLPFPEGKAAAEVLKAGENPGPGLKILGLSAVIGAFVKLAAESGMRLIPDAWATSAYVGSSKVTAFIGTNLSPALLGVGYIVGLNVGIVVVSGSILTWHIAIPIYQAFFMNTDPALAASVATASSTEAAFAIWGAKMRYLGVGAMLIGGIWTLISLRKSLLNGVKSGFAAARKSGGPVLAHTERDLPMKWMLVALVVFVLPLLALYQAIVGQWHVSIPMTIIMIVAGFLFVSVSAYLAGLIGSSNNPVSGITISTILFASAVLVVLLGADGLKPVGAGGAPLGAVAAIMIGAVVCCAAAVGGDNLQDLKAGYIVGATPWKQQLMLGIGAFSCALIMAPVLNLLATAYGIGVKSELHPNALAAPQANLMASVAKGLFGGELPWTFIGIGAVVGAAIIAFDSWLKSRNARFRVPVLAAAIGIYLPLELMVPIFLGGLIAHLVERFHKVRADDEEGRDRVHKPGVLFAAGLITGEALMGIAIAIPIVVSSRADVLAVPFHLPGAQWIGLAVLFLVGWLIYRTGKRAVA, encoded by the coding sequence ATGAACCACGACGCTGCGCCCAAGCAGCTCACCTTCCGCGCAGTGGCCCTGGCCATCGTGCTGGCGGTGGTGCTGTCGGCCGCAAACGCCTACCTCGGTCTGTTCGCAGGCCTGACCATCGCCACCGCCATTCCCGCCGCGGTGATTTCCATGGGCGTGCTGCGCCTGCTGGGCGGTGGCTCCATCCTCGAAAACAACATCGTGCAGACCGGCGCCTCGGCCGGTTCGTCGATCGCCGCCGGTGTGATCTTCACCATCCCGGCGCTGGTGATCATGGGCTACTGGCCGGACTTCAAGTACTGGTGGGTGCTGGGCATCGCCGGTCTCGGCGGCCTGCTGGGCGTGCTGTTCTCGGTGCCGCTGCGCCGTTCGATGATCGTTGAAGACCCGCTTCCGTTCCCGGAAGGCAAGGCTGCGGCCGAAGTGCTCAAGGCCGGTGAAAACCCGGGCCCGGGCCTGAAGATCCTCGGCCTGTCGGCGGTGATCGGTGCCTTCGTCAAGCTGGCCGCGGAAAGCGGCATGCGCCTGATCCCGGATGCTTGGGCCACCTCGGCCTATGTCGGCAGTTCCAAGGTCACCGCCTTCATCGGCACCAACCTGTCGCCGGCGCTGCTGGGCGTGGGCTACATCGTCGGCCTCAATGTCGGCATCGTGGTGGTGTCCGGCTCGATCCTGACCTGGCACATCGCCATCCCGATCTACCAGGCGTTCTTCATGAACACCGATCCGGCTCTGGCCGCGTCGGTCGCCACGGCTTCCTCCACCGAAGCGGCGTTCGCCATCTGGGGCGCGAAGATGCGTTACCTGGGTGTCGGCGCGATGCTGATCGGCGGCATCTGGACCCTGATCTCGCTGCGCAAGTCGCTGCTCAACGGCGTCAAGAGCGGCTTTGCCGCCGCCCGCAAGAGCGGTGGTCCGGTGCTGGCGCACACCGAACGCGACCTGCCGATGAAGTGGATGCTGGTGGCCCTGGTGGTCTTCGTGCTGCCGCTGCTGGCCCTGTATCAGGCCATCGTCGGCCAGTGGCACGTTTCGATCCCGATGACCATCATCATGATCGTCGCTGGCTTCCTGTTCGTGTCGGTCTCGGCCTACCTGGCTGGCCTGATCGGTTCGTCCAACAACCCGGTCTCGGGCATCACCATCTCCACCATCCTGTTCGCCTCGGCCGTGCTGGTGGTGCTGCTGGGCGCGGATGGCCTCAAGCCGGTCGGTGCTGGCGGTGCGCCGCTGGGTGCGGTGGCCGCAATCATGATCGGTGCGGTGGTGTGCTGCGCCGCAGCGGTGGGCGGTGACAACCTGCAGGACCTCAAGGCCGGCTACATCGTCGGCGCCACCCCGTGGAAGCAGCAGCTGATGCTGGGCATCGGTGCGTTCTCGTGCGCGCTGATCATGGCCCCGGTGCTGAACCTGCTGGCCACCGCCTACGGCATCGGCGTGAAGTCCGAGCTGCACCCGAACGCGCTGGCTGCACCGCAGGCCAACCTGATGGCCTCGGTGGCCAAGGGCCTGTTCGGTGGTGAGCTGCCGTGGACCTTCATCGGCATCGGTGCCGTGGTCGGCGCCGCCATCATCGCCTTCGACAGCTGGTTGAAGTCGCGCAACGCCCGCTTCCGCGTGCCGGTCCTGGCCGCCGCCATCGGTATCTACCTGCCGCTGGAACTGATGGTGCCGATCTTCCTCGGTGGCCTGATCGCTCACCTGGTCGAGCGCTTCCACAAGGTGCGCGCCGATGACGAAGAAGGCCGCGACCGCGTGCACAAGCCGGGCGTGCTGTTCGCAGCCGGTCTGATCACCGGCGAGGCGCTGATGGGCATCGCCATCGCGATTCCGATCGTGGTCAGCAGCCGCGCCGACGTGCTGGCCGTGCCGTTCCACCTGCCGGGCGCACAGTGGATCGGCCTGGCCGTGCTGTTCCTGGTCGGCTGGCTGATCTACCGCACCGGCAAGCGCGCCGTGGCGTAA